A genomic window from Aquila chrysaetos chrysaetos chromosome 21, bAquChr1.4, whole genome shotgun sequence includes:
- the C21H8orf48 gene encoding uncharacterized protein C8orf48 homolog isoform X3, with product MRWWAWYCTVMTASADSSDNYEKWQMELSQSYSSSGLDYSEDTFEPFSEEEEACWQQESEPSESYCSTEKLERSAVSDTLESRSQLAGQNHADEQSEVVDSAAIERDVMGKGVDLKNKEAGIKQDKSVIKTHAEITELLDGELDALQSFCTVKISKMRRQLLSKQGNGGKSGKLQHGFTAKKLETSDLNCVIPDRLMNRIRLKNIRETLKQVTEAQIHQSSACPDCWKKEAELAKITFLRRKKILMESALIQEKLEEQIYSRDVLTLIGEALRSFPKPSEDPKNLWQKLKVKGRTEFSECLKSSASLEG from the exons ATGCGCTGGTGGGCCTGG tacTGCACCGTGATGACAGCCTCAGCAGATAGCTCTGATAATTATGAAAAGTGGCAGATGGAATTGAGCCAGAGTTACAGTAGCTCTGGCTTGGACTATTCAGAAGATACTTTTGAGCCCTTCAGCGAGGAGGAAGAAGCCTGCTGGCAGCAAGAGAGCGAACCATCTGAATCGTATTGTTCCACAGAGAAATTAGAGAGGTCTGCTGTGTCAGATACGTTGGAAAGCAGGTCACAGTTGGCAGGCCAAAATCATGCAG ATGAGCAGTCTGAAGTAGTGGATTCTGCAGCTATAGAAAGAGATGTCATGGGAAAAGGGGTTGatctaaaaaataaagaagctggCATTAAGCAAGACAAATCTGTCATCAAAACTCATGCTG AAATTACTGAATTATTAGATGGAGAACTGGATGCTCTCCAGTCTTTTTGCACCGTTAAGATAAGCAAGATGCGTCGGCAGCTGCTCTCTAAGCAGGGAAATGGTGGTAAGTCAGGAAAGCTGCAGCATGGATTCACAGCAAAGAAACTGGAGACAAGTGACTTGAACTGCGTTATTCCTGATCGGCTAATGAACAGAATCCGCCTGAAAAATATCAGAGAGACTCTTAAACAG GTGACAGAAGCTCAAATCCACCAATCTTCAGCGTGCCCTGACTGTTGGAAGAAGGAAGCAGAGCTAGCAAAGATTACGTTTCTCAGACGAAAGAAGATTCTAATGGAAAGTGCTTTAATCCAAGAGAAATTGGAAGAACAGATTTACTCCAGA gatGTGCTTACACTTATAGGAGAAGCACTCAGAAGCTTTCCCAAACCTTCAGAGGATCCCAAGAACTTATGGCAAAAGCTGAAAG ttaaAGGGAGGACTGAGTTCAGTGAATGTCTAAAATCTTCAGCTTCATTGGAAGGATGA
- the C21H8orf48 gene encoding uncharacterized protein C8orf48 homolog isoform X4: MRWWAWYCTVMTASADSSDNYEKWQMELSQSYSSSGLDYSEDTFEPFSEEEEACWQQESEPSESYCSTEKLERSAVSDTLESRSQLAGQNHADEQSEVVDSAAIERDVMGKGVDLKNKEAGIKQDKSVIKTHAEITELLDGELDALQSFCTVKISKMRRQLLSKQGNGGKSGKLQHGFTAKKLETSDLNCVIPDRLMNRIRLKNIRETLKQVTEAQIHQSSACPDCWKKEAELAKITFLRRKKILMESALIQEKLEEQIYSRDVLTLIGEALRSFPKPSEDPKNLWQKLKGQKI, from the exons ATGCGCTGGTGGGCCTGG tacTGCACCGTGATGACAGCCTCAGCAGATAGCTCTGATAATTATGAAAAGTGGCAGATGGAATTGAGCCAGAGTTACAGTAGCTCTGGCTTGGACTATTCAGAAGATACTTTTGAGCCCTTCAGCGAGGAGGAAGAAGCCTGCTGGCAGCAAGAGAGCGAACCATCTGAATCGTATTGTTCCACAGAGAAATTAGAGAGGTCTGCTGTGTCAGATACGTTGGAAAGCAGGTCACAGTTGGCAGGCCAAAATCATGCAG ATGAGCAGTCTGAAGTAGTGGATTCTGCAGCTATAGAAAGAGATGTCATGGGAAAAGGGGTTGatctaaaaaataaagaagctggCATTAAGCAAGACAAATCTGTCATCAAAACTCATGCTG AAATTACTGAATTATTAGATGGAGAACTGGATGCTCTCCAGTCTTTTTGCACCGTTAAGATAAGCAAGATGCGTCGGCAGCTGCTCTCTAAGCAGGGAAATGGTGGTAAGTCAGGAAAGCTGCAGCATGGATTCACAGCAAAGAAACTGGAGACAAGTGACTTGAACTGCGTTATTCCTGATCGGCTAATGAACAGAATCCGCCTGAAAAATATCAGAGAGACTCTTAAACAG GTGACAGAAGCTCAAATCCACCAATCTTCAGCGTGCCCTGACTGTTGGAAGAAGGAAGCAGAGCTAGCAAAGATTACGTTTCTCAGACGAAAGAAGATTCTAATGGAAAGTGCTTTAATCCAAGAGAAATTGGAAGAACAGATTTACTCCAGA gatGTGCTTACACTTATAGGAGAAGCACTCAGAAGCTTTCCCAAACCTTCAGAGGATCCCAAGAACTTATGGCAAAAGCTGAAAGGTCAGAAAAT ttaa
- the C21H8orf48 gene encoding uncharacterized protein C8orf48 homolog isoform X2 produces MRWWAWYCTVMTASADSSDNYEKWQMELSQSYSSSGLDYSEDTFEPFSEEEEACWQQESEPSESYCSTEKLERSAVSDTLESRSQLAGQNHADEQSEVVDSAAIERDVMGKGVDLKNKEAGIKQDKSVIKTHAEITELLDGELDALQSFCTVKISKMRRQLLSKQGNGGKSGKLQHGFTAKKLETSDLNCVIPDRLMNRIRLKNIRETLKQVTEAQIHQSSACPDCWKKEAELAKITFLRRKKILMESALIQEKLEEQIYSRDVLTLIGEALRSFPKPSEDPKNLWQKLKGQKIASLISFQEEELDPFIHIRSLTKILDWWH; encoded by the exons ATGCGCTGGTGGGCCTGG tacTGCACCGTGATGACAGCCTCAGCAGATAGCTCTGATAATTATGAAAAGTGGCAGATGGAATTGAGCCAGAGTTACAGTAGCTCTGGCTTGGACTATTCAGAAGATACTTTTGAGCCCTTCAGCGAGGAGGAAGAAGCCTGCTGGCAGCAAGAGAGCGAACCATCTGAATCGTATTGTTCCACAGAGAAATTAGAGAGGTCTGCTGTGTCAGATACGTTGGAAAGCAGGTCACAGTTGGCAGGCCAAAATCATGCAG ATGAGCAGTCTGAAGTAGTGGATTCTGCAGCTATAGAAAGAGATGTCATGGGAAAAGGGGTTGatctaaaaaataaagaagctggCATTAAGCAAGACAAATCTGTCATCAAAACTCATGCTG AAATTACTGAATTATTAGATGGAGAACTGGATGCTCTCCAGTCTTTTTGCACCGTTAAGATAAGCAAGATGCGTCGGCAGCTGCTCTCTAAGCAGGGAAATGGTGGTAAGTCAGGAAAGCTGCAGCATGGATTCACAGCAAAGAAACTGGAGACAAGTGACTTGAACTGCGTTATTCCTGATCGGCTAATGAACAGAATCCGCCTGAAAAATATCAGAGAGACTCTTAAACAG GTGACAGAAGCTCAAATCCACCAATCTTCAGCGTGCCCTGACTGTTGGAAGAAGGAAGCAGAGCTAGCAAAGATTACGTTTCTCAGACGAAAGAAGATTCTAATGGAAAGTGCTTTAATCCAAGAGAAATTGGAAGAACAGATTTACTCCAGA gatGTGCTTACACTTATAGGAGAAGCACTCAGAAGCTTTCCCAAACCTTCAGAGGATCCCAAGAACTTATGGCAAAAGCTGAAAGGTCAGAAAAT agccAGTTTGATCAGCTTCCAAGAAGAGGAACTGGACCCCTTTATTCATATTCGGAGCTTGACAAAAATTTTAGACTGGTGGCACTGA